The Falco peregrinus isolate bFalPer1 chromosome 9, bFalPer1.pri, whole genome shotgun sequence genome includes a window with the following:
- the TMEM258 gene encoding transmembrane protein 258 — protein MELEAMSRYTSPVNPAVFPHLTVVLLAIGMFFTAWFFVYEVTSTKYTRDIYKELLISLVASLFMGFGVLFLLLWVGIYV, from the exons ATG GAGTTGGAGGCGATGAGCAGGTACACCAGCCCGGTGAACCCGGCTGTCTTCCCGCACCTCACCGTGGTGCTCCTGGCCATCGGCATGTTCTTCACCGCCTGGTTCTTCGT CTACGAGGTGACCTCTACCAAGTACACGCGGGACATCTACAAGGAGCTGTTGATCTCCTTGGTGGCCTCGCTTTTCATGGGCTTTGGCgttctcttcctgctgctgtgggtcGGTATCTACGTCTGA